In Thiomonas arsenitoxydans, the genomic stretch ACGCTGATGATTCCAATACACCTCGGTGCTGGCGGCGTCGCCCGCGCGGTTGAGCGTGCGCGCCAACACGAACAGCAGATCGGACAGGCGGTTGAGGTACTGCAGCAGCTCGGCGCGCAGCAGCGTGGGCGCCTGCTCCCCGCCGGCCTGCGCCACTTCGCAGGACACCGCCACCACCGCCCGCTCGGCGCGGCGGGCCACGGTGCGGCACACATGCGCCTGCGAGGCCGTTTGCGTGCCTCCGGGCAAAATGAACTCGGCCAGCGGCGGCAGTTTGGCGTTGTAGTCTTTCAGCGCGTCATCGAGCGCGGCCACCTGCTCGGGTTTGAGTAGGGTCATCCCCGGCACCGAAAGCTCGCCGCCGAGATCGAACAGATCGTGCTGCACCTGCGAGAGCAAGGCGTCGATGGCCGGCGGCAGCCCCATGCTGCGCAACAGCCCGAGATGCGAGTTCAGCTCATCGACCTCGCCCAGCGCCTGAATGCGCGCGGCCGATTTCAGACAGCGCGAGCCGTCCCCCAGCCCGGTGGTGCCCGCGTCGCCAGTGCGGGTGGATATGGCGGTGAGGCGGTGGCCCATGGAGACTTGCCCTTTTCGGATGGATAGACGAAATCCGAAAGAGCATAGTGAAGTTCCCGGCGATTTTCTGGCGCCGGGAAATCGCACAAACTCGCACAGGCCGCGGGCCGTCGTGCGGCGCCCGCCTCGGCCTTCAGGCCGTCTTGGGCACTGATTTTTTCATCAGTACGGCGTAGAGCACGCTGGCGACAATCAGCCCGACCACCCAGGTCACGTCGGCCCCACCGATCATGCTGGCAACCGGGCCGGTGAAAAACGGCATGCTCATGAACGGCACCTCGACCAGAATGGCCACGGCGAAGGCGATCAGGGCGGGCCAGCCCCAGGCGCCGTAGCGGCCGTGACGGTCGTAGATGTCCGGGATCGAATACTCACCGTGACGCAGCAGGAAGAAGT encodes the following:
- a CDS encoding cob(I)yrinic acid a,c-diamide adenosyltransferase, with protein sequence MGHRLTAISTRTGDAGTTGLGDGSRCLKSAARIQALGEVDELNSHLGLLRSMGLPPAIDALLSQVQHDLFDLGGELSVPGMTLLKPEQVAALDDALKDYNAKLPPLAEFILPGGTQTASQAHVCRTVARRAERAVVAVSCEVAQAGGEQAPTLLRAELLQYLNRLSDLLFVLARTLNRAGDAASTEVYWNHQRQPKA